A genomic window from Halogeometricum borinquense DSM 11551 includes:
- the serB gene encoding phosphoserine phosphatase SerB, with the protein MRLVAFDFDGTLSDSEMTVLLGRQMDVADEMADITERAMNDELSYADSLRKRAALLDGLDDEAASEAYGQVTLRPGAADLIERLRDAGHHVAILTGGFERGVERALEKDGVEVDSIVANRLPVEGGRLTGEVEGPLIEGTKDDALESLADELDVDLARTVAVGDGANDLPMLEVAGLSVGFLPKPAVRPSCDAVVASMYRLGKLFEGHSMLKNSDQ; encoded by the coding sequence ATGCGACTCGTGGCCTTCGACTTCGACGGAACGCTCTCGGACTCGGAGATGACGGTCCTCCTCGGCCGCCAGATGGATGTGGCCGACGAGATGGCTGACATCACCGAACGTGCGATGAACGACGAACTCTCCTACGCCGACAGTCTCCGCAAACGCGCCGCACTCCTCGATGGACTCGACGACGAGGCCGCATCCGAGGCGTACGGCCAAGTGACGCTTCGACCCGGTGCGGCGGATCTTATCGAACGACTCCGAGACGCAGGACACCACGTCGCCATCCTCACGGGTGGCTTCGAACGCGGCGTCGAACGCGCTTTAGAGAAAGACGGTGTGGAGGTGGATTCTATCGTCGCTAACCGACTTCCAGTCGAGGGCGGACGCCTCACTGGTGAGGTCGAAGGACCGCTCATCGAAGGGACGAAAGACGACGCGTTGGAATCTCTGGCGGACGAACTCGACGTGGACCTTGCACGGACAGTCGCCGTCGGCGACGGCGCGAACGACCTGCCGATGCTCGAAGTTGCCGGTCTTTCGGTCGGATTCCTCCCGAAACCTGCCGTCAGGCCGTCCTGTGACGCCGTCGTCGCGTCGATGTACCGCCTCGGAAAACTGTTCGAGGGACACAGTATGCTGAAGAACTCGGACCAGTAA
- a CDS encoding universal stress protein encodes MTLLVPFDGSVLAAAALVRATEFGRVFDQNVLAVSVIPDRNAEYARERGWIETDEPFDRETVVSKLHEQVTECCPSSDFRHEVVDRYATPGTIANCLRKTAEREQASMVFIGSENAGHIVTTITSVGSKVAADEAYDVVIVRHRSPSEISTLSDANDHRTRKSDFHFPE; translated from the coding sequence ATGACACTGCTCGTCCCGTTCGACGGGTCCGTGCTTGCTGCGGCGGCGCTCGTCCGTGCGACAGAGTTCGGGCGCGTCTTCGACCAAAACGTGTTGGCGGTGAGCGTCATTCCGGACCGAAACGCCGAGTACGCCCGAGAGCGCGGATGGATCGAAACCGACGAGCCGTTCGACCGGGAGACCGTGGTGTCGAAACTGCACGAGCAAGTGACTGAATGCTGTCCGAGTTCCGACTTCCGACACGAAGTTGTTGACCGGTACGCGACGCCCGGAACGATAGCAAACTGCCTACGAAAGACGGCGGAACGGGAACAGGCATCGATGGTGTTTATCGGGAGCGAAAACGCCGGGCACATCGTCACGACGATAACCAGCGTCGGGAGCAAAGTGGCCGCAGACGAAGCCTACGACGTGGTCATCGTCCGCCACCGGAGTCCGAGTGAGATCTCTACGCTCTCGGACGCAAACGACCATCGGACGCGGAAATCCGACTTCCACTTTCCCGAGTGA
- the lpdA gene encoding dihydrolipoyl dehydrogenase: MVVGDISTGTEVLVIGAGPGGYVAAIRAAQNGLDTTLVEKDAYGGTCLNHGCIPSKAFITASSLAHEAGHAEEMGIHANPAVDMSQLRNWKDGVVDQLTGGVEKLCKANGVNLIEGTARFKDDGAVRIEHGGEGQGSETVEFEHCIIATGSRPIQVPGFEFADDAVWSSRDALAADSVPDDLVVVGAGYIGMELSTTFAKLGANVTVVEMLDDVLPGYEDDVARVVRKHAESLGVKFHFGEGASGWSPDGEDVVVETETEDGEISTYRADKVLVAVGRSPVTDTLDIENAGLEPNENGFLETDDRMRTDVEHIYAIGDVVADSPMLAHVGSKEGIVAAEHIADEPVAYDAQAVPAAVFTEPEIGTVGMTQAEAEEAGFTPVVGKMPFNASGRALTTGHTDGFVRIVADEDSGFILGAQIVGPEASELVAELALAIEMGATLEDVAGTIHTHPTLAEAVMEAAENAQGQAIHTLNR; the protein is encoded by the coding sequence ATGGTCGTCGGAGACATTTCAACTGGAACGGAAGTACTGGTCATCGGCGCGGGACCGGGCGGTTACGTTGCCGCCATCCGCGCCGCACAGAACGGACTCGACACGACGCTGGTCGAAAAAGACGCCTACGGTGGCACCTGCCTGAATCACGGCTGTATCCCGTCGAAGGCGTTCATCACGGCGTCGTCGTTGGCCCACGAGGCAGGCCATGCCGAAGAGATGGGTATCCACGCCAACCCGGCGGTGGATATGTCCCAACTGCGCAACTGGAAGGACGGCGTCGTTGACCAACTCACAGGCGGCGTCGAGAAACTGTGTAAAGCAAACGGCGTGAACCTCATCGAGGGGACGGCGCGGTTCAAAGACGACGGCGCGGTGCGCATCGAACACGGTGGTGAGGGACAAGGGTCCGAAACCGTCGAATTCGAACACTGCATCATCGCAACCGGCTCTCGTCCCATCCAGGTTCCCGGATTCGAGTTCGCAGACGACGCTGTCTGGTCGTCGCGCGACGCGCTCGCCGCCGACTCGGTGCCAGACGACCTCGTCGTCGTCGGCGCGGGCTACATCGGCATGGAACTGTCCACGACGTTCGCCAAACTCGGCGCGAACGTCACAGTCGTCGAGATGCTGGACGACGTACTCCCCGGCTACGAGGACGACGTGGCGCGCGTCGTTCGCAAGCACGCTGAGAGTCTCGGCGTCAAGTTCCACTTCGGCGAGGGAGCAAGCGGTTGGTCGCCCGACGGCGAGGACGTCGTCGTCGAGACGGAGACCGAAGACGGCGAGATATCGACGTACCGCGCCGACAAGGTTCTCGTCGCGGTCGGTCGCTCACCCGTCACCGACACGCTCGACATCGAGAACGCCGGACTGGAGCCGAACGAGAACGGCTTCTTGGAGACCGACGACCGGATGCGAACCGACGTCGAGCACATCTACGCCATCGGCGACGTAGTGGCCGACTCGCCGATGCTGGCACACGTCGGATCGAAAGAGGGCATCGTCGCCGCCGAACACATCGCGGACGAACCCGTCGCCTACGACGCGCAAGCCGTCCCTGCGGCCGTGTTCACCGAACCCGAAATCGGGACTGTCGGTATGACGCAGGCGGAAGCCGAGGAAGCCGGATTCACTCCCGTCGTCGGGAAGATGCCGTTCAACGCCTCCGGACGCGCGTTGACGACGGGCCACACCGACGGCTTCGTTCGCATCGTCGCCGACGAGGACAGTGGATTCATCCTCGGCGCGCAGATCGTCGGACCCGAAGCGTCCGAACTCGTTGCCGAACTCGCACTCGCCATCGAGATGGGCGCAACGCTCGAAGACGTGGCGGGGACCATCCACACCCATCCGACCCTCGCTGAAGCCGTCATGGAGGCGGCCGAAAACGCGCAAGGGCAGGCGATTCACACGCTGAATCGGTAA
- a CDS encoding dihydrolipoamide acetyltransferase family protein, with protein MAIEEFKLPDVGEGVAEGELVTWHVTPGDTVEEDQVVAEVETDKALVDVPSPYNGTVKELLAEEGEMVPVGDVIITFEVEGEGDEEVAAEAEPETDEVSEEAAETGETETSSGRVFASPSVRQLARELGVDIASVSGTGPSGRVTESDVREAAESDDESAASDDGPREVSFSGDDAVSKSGDVGNGEVTTGAASVEAAGREKTLAAPATRRVAEEKGVDINNVPASEQRDGQAFVSAEAVHEYAEAQQAAQAADAQALAEEEGAGEAEAAEAAETGPVAGERVPYRGVRRAIGDQMERSKYTAPHVTHHDEVDVTELVELREELKPLAEEQDTRLTYMPFVMKAVIAALKEFPFMNSQLDEENEEIVLRDEYNIGVATATDVGLMVPVVDDADGKGLLDLSRDMNEKVEKARERKIAPEEMQGGTFTITNIGGIGGEYATPIINYPEVAILALGAIKEKPRVVDGDIVPRKVLTLSLSFDHRIVDGAVGARFTNKVKEYLMNPKLLLLE; from the coding sequence ATGGCTATCGAGGAATTCAAACTACCCGACGTTGGCGAGGGCGTCGCCGAGGGCGAACTCGTCACGTGGCATGTCACGCCTGGCGATACAGTCGAGGAAGATCAAGTCGTCGCAGAGGTCGAGACCGACAAAGCGCTCGTGGACGTTCCGTCACCGTACAACGGCACGGTGAAAGAACTCCTCGCCGAGGAGGGCGAAATGGTCCCCGTCGGCGACGTCATCATCACCTTCGAGGTCGAGGGTGAGGGCGACGAGGAAGTTGCGGCCGAAGCAGAACCCGAAACGGACGAGGTGTCCGAAGAAGCGGCCGAAACGGGTGAAACCGAGACATCCTCGGGACGCGTGTTCGCGTCGCCGAGCGTCCGACAACTCGCGCGCGAACTCGGTGTTGACATCGCATCCGTCTCGGGCACTGGCCCGAGTGGCCGAGTAACCGAATCCGACGTCCGCGAGGCTGCAGAGTCCGACGACGAGTCCGCGGCGTCCGACGACGGCCCGCGAGAAGTTTCGTTCTCCGGCGACGACGCCGTCTCGAAGTCCGGAGATGTCGGAAACGGCGAGGTCACCACGGGCGCGGCGTCGGTCGAAGCCGCCGGCCGCGAGAAGACGCTGGCCGCCCCCGCGACGCGACGAGTCGCCGAGGAAAAAGGCGTAGACATCAACAACGTGCCGGCGAGCGAGCAGCGAGACGGGCAGGCGTTCGTCTCCGCCGAGGCCGTCCACGAGTACGCAGAAGCGCAACAGGCCGCCCAAGCGGCCGACGCGCAGGCACTCGCCGAAGAAGAAGGTGCTGGCGAAGCCGAAGCCGCGGAAGCGGCCGAAACCGGACCCGTTGCGGGCGAACGCGTCCCCTACCGCGGCGTCCGTCGCGCCATCGGCGACCAGATGGAGCGCTCGAAGTACACCGCGCCGCACGTCACTCACCACGACGAGGTTGACGTGACCGAACTGGTCGAACTCCGCGAGGAACTGAAACCCCTCGCCGAGGAACAGGACACGCGACTCACCTACATGCCGTTCGTGATGAAGGCCGTCATCGCGGCCCTCAAGGAGTTCCCGTTCATGAACTCCCAACTCGACGAGGAGAACGAGGAAATCGTCCTCCGCGACGAGTACAACATCGGCGTCGCCACCGCGACGGACGTTGGTCTGATGGTTCCGGTCGTCGACGATGCGGACGGCAAGGGTCTCTTGGACCTCTCGCGTGACATGAACGAAAAGGTCGAGAAGGCCCGCGAGCGCAAAATCGCGCCCGAGGAAATGCAGGGCGGCACTTTCACCATCACCAACATCGGCGGCATCGGCGGCGAGTACGCCACGCCCATCATCAACTACCCCGAGGTAGCCATCCTCGCACTCGGTGCGATCAAGGAGAAACCGCGCGTGGTTGACGGCGACATCGTCCCGCGGAAAGTTCTCACTCTGTCGCTGTCGTTCGATCACCGCATCGTAGACGGCGCAGTCGGCGCTCGATTCACCAACAAGGTCAAGGAGTACCTCATGAACCCCAAACTCCTCTTACTCGAATAG